The proteins below are encoded in one region of Amycolatopsis acidiphila:
- a CDS encoding MurR/RpiR family transcriptional regulator encodes MTGSEGDGGALAARIGRRTGELSPAEQRVAEYLWKHPGMIVLSTAAELAELAGTSDATVVRTVKALGYSGLPELKRAVGHEVVSDTPAARLRQKVEQAGDDPASLADELLAESMERLAETRRLLAGPAFTAAVDLLAGADEVIGYGLGLSELPMRYLAMRLRRLGRRARSSAATGFRLADDLLPLAPGHLVVLNAPERLLPDMRTLVRHARAAGAGVLLLTESLGATLDSQVDVTLTAVHSPSRLTAEGLSATFLLDCLLLALAKRDPGAAAEHAELLATLRTRLAPGDQRSRRP; translated from the coding sequence GTGACCGGAAGCGAAGGAGACGGCGGTGCGCTGGCCGCGCGGATCGGGCGGCGCACCGGCGAGCTGTCGCCCGCCGAGCAGCGGGTCGCGGAGTACCTGTGGAAGCACCCGGGCATGATCGTGCTCTCCACGGCGGCCGAGCTGGCCGAGCTGGCCGGGACCAGTGACGCGACCGTGGTCCGCACCGTCAAGGCGCTCGGCTACTCGGGGCTGCCCGAGCTCAAACGCGCCGTCGGGCACGAGGTCGTCTCCGACACCCCCGCCGCCCGGCTGCGGCAGAAGGTCGAGCAGGCGGGCGACGACCCGGCGTCCCTGGCGGACGAGCTGCTCGCCGAGTCCATGGAGCGGCTCGCCGAGACCCGACGGCTGCTCGCCGGGCCCGCCTTCACCGCCGCCGTCGACCTGCTCGCCGGGGCCGACGAGGTGATCGGCTACGGCCTCGGCCTGTCCGAGCTGCCCATGCGCTACCTGGCGATGCGGCTGCGGCGGCTGGGCCGGCGCGCCCGCAGCTCGGCGGCGACCGGCTTCCGGCTCGCCGACGACCTGCTCCCGCTCGCGCCCGGTCACCTCGTCGTGCTGAACGCGCCGGAACGCCTGCTGCCCGACATGCGGACGCTCGTGCGCCACGCCCGCGCCGCCGGGGCCGGGGTGCTGCTGCTGACCGAGTCGCTCGGCGCCACTTTGGACAGTCAGGTCGACGTGACCCTGACCGCCGTGCACTCGCCCAGCCGGCTCACCGCCGAAGGGCTCAGCGCCACGTTCCTGCTCGACTGCCTCCTGCTGGCACTCGCCAAGCGGGACCCGGGCGCCGCCGCGGAGCACGCGGAGCTGCTCGCCACCCTGCGCACCAGGCTCGCCCCCGGCGACCAGCGTTCCCGCCGCCCCTGA
- a CDS encoding threonine ammonia-lyase: MTTLGLPGSGTGIDEEMLDGAWEVVSRHLPPTPLIPFPQAGFPVPVYLKYDGAQPMGTFKVRGALAALTAYGAAGKPVVTASVGNHALGMAYGSRLLSVDSTVVVPKTAAPVKIAALGRYPINLVLEGDDFDGAERHALDLGRNGMRYVSAYTDRYVIAGQSTLATEVANVLDEDFTVVVPAGGGGLLSGVALGARRAKQDVRVVGVEADACRALSTAVAAGHVVPVPMGETIADGLYGNLEPSSITPRIVRDCGSSSDTWPRSRSGGRSGSWWPVRDWWPRARPRPLWPRCATTWCPWAGRNSSTTALAGILRED; the protein is encoded by the coding sequence ATGACCACGCTCGGGTTGCCCGGCAGCGGCACCGGAATCGACGAGGAGATGCTCGACGGGGCGTGGGAGGTGGTGTCCCGGCACCTGCCCCCGACGCCGCTGATCCCGTTCCCCCAGGCCGGGTTCCCCGTGCCGGTGTACCTCAAGTACGACGGCGCGCAGCCGATGGGCACGTTCAAGGTCCGGGGCGCGCTCGCCGCGCTGACGGCCTACGGGGCGGCGGGCAAGCCCGTGGTCACGGCTTCGGTGGGCAACCACGCCCTCGGCATGGCCTACGGCTCGCGGCTGCTCTCGGTCGACTCGACGGTCGTGGTGCCCAAGACCGCGGCACCGGTGAAGATCGCCGCGCTGGGCCGGTACCCGATCAACCTCGTGCTGGAGGGCGACGACTTCGACGGCGCGGAACGGCATGCGCTCGACCTGGGCCGCAACGGCATGCGGTACGTCTCCGCCTACACCGACCGGTACGTGATCGCGGGGCAGAGCACGCTGGCGACCGAGGTGGCGAACGTGCTGGACGAGGACTTCACGGTCGTCGTCCCCGCCGGCGGCGGCGGTCTGCTCAGCGGCGTGGCCCTCGGCGCGCGGCGGGCGAAGCAGGACGTGCGGGTCGTCGGCGTGGAGGCCGACGCCTGCCGGGCGCTGTCCACCGCGGTGGCGGCGGGCCACGTGGTCCCGGTGCCGATGGGCGAGACGATCGCGGACGGGTTGTACGGCAACCTCGAACCGTCGTCGATCACCCCGCGGATCGTCCGCGACTGCGGCTCGAGCTCGGACACGTGGCCGAGGAGTCGATCCGGCGGTCGATCCGGGAGCTGGTGGCCGGTGCGGGACTGGTGGCCGAGGGCGCGTCCGCGACCGCTCTGGCCGCGCTGCGCGACGACCTGGTGCCCTTGGGCCGGGCGCAACAGCAGCACGACCGCGCTGGCCGGGATCCTCCGCGAGGACTGA
- a CDS encoding GntR family transcriptional regulator, protein MVQPPHADPGALLDDTAVTAPDEELYLRIAADRLDGVLPDRVTESALGRRYRLTAAQLARVLRRISAEGWLERLPGYGWRFRSLPTSQMSCVDSYRFRLLIEPAALLEPGFVLDRAGVERVRAEQTGPAAGGAAAVGNAELFARNREFHETIVACCGNTFFIDALRRTDDLRRLIEYRRSLPRDRAAVRCREHVEIADLLLAGRRAAAAERLRLHLGSVGQEKGG, encoded by the coding sequence GTGGTGCAGCCGCCACACGCTGACCCCGGTGCGCTGCTGGACGACACCGCGGTGACCGCCCCGGACGAGGAGCTGTACCTGCGGATCGCCGCGGACCGGCTCGACGGCGTGCTGCCCGACCGGGTCACCGAAAGCGCGCTCGGGCGCCGGTACCGGCTCACCGCGGCCCAGCTGGCACGGGTGCTGCGCAGGATCAGCGCCGAGGGCTGGCTCGAGCGACTGCCGGGCTACGGCTGGCGGTTCCGGTCGCTGCCGACCTCACAGATGTCCTGTGTGGACAGTTATCGGTTCCGGCTGCTGATCGAGCCCGCCGCGCTGCTCGAGCCCGGGTTCGTCCTGGACAGGGCGGGTGTCGAGCGGGTGCGGGCCGAACAGACCGGGCCGGCCGCGGGCGGGGCCGCGGCGGTGGGCAACGCGGAGCTGTTCGCCCGCAACCGCGAGTTCCACGAGACGATCGTCGCCTGCTGCGGCAACACGTTCTTCATCGACGCCCTGCGCCGGACCGACGACCTGCGCCGGCTGATCGAGTACCGCCGCTCGCTGCCCCGGGACCGGGCGGCGGTCCGCTGCCGCGAGCACGTCGAGATCGCCGACCTGCTGCTGGCCGGCAGGCGGGCCGCGGCCGCCGAACGGCTCCGCCTGCACCTCGGCAGTGTCGGACAGGAGAAGGGTGGCTGA
- a CDS encoding MurR/RpiR family transcriptional regulator → MTENGEGGQRGSLSARINRNLAGMSRAECIVAEYLRDHGRHAIFATAEQIGSATKTSDATVVRTAKSLGFAGLLDLRRTLAAEVVVETSAARHLHGERAGGTDRATGEESVVAKVFAEAAERLAATFRLVDEDEFSAAVDLLDEAREVLSFGLGGSGMLARYLSMRLTRMGRRARASWATGFQLADDLLELRADDLIVFYIPSRLVGEIEVLLDHAHAVGARVLLISSSLGALFGDRVDVTLTATQPVTNYTGEMLTGEVLTDALLLELAVRDEGRATRTSELLTSLRSELVHPDERATVPRRRAAKRSGAAER, encoded by the coding sequence ATGACGGAGAACGGCGAAGGCGGGCAGCGCGGCTCGCTCAGCGCCCGCATCAACCGCAACCTGGCCGGGATGTCGCGCGCGGAGTGCATCGTCGCGGAGTACCTGCGCGACCACGGCCGCCACGCCATCTTCGCCACCGCCGAGCAGATCGGCAGCGCGACGAAGACCAGCGACGCGACGGTGGTCCGCACCGCGAAGTCCCTGGGCTTCGCGGGTCTGCTCGACTTGCGCCGGACCCTCGCCGCGGAGGTGGTGGTCGAGACCAGTGCCGCCCGCCACCTCCACGGCGAGCGCGCCGGGGGCACGGACCGGGCCACGGGGGAGGAGTCGGTGGTGGCGAAGGTGTTCGCCGAGGCCGCCGAGCGCCTCGCCGCGACCTTCCGGCTGGTCGACGAGGACGAGTTCAGCGCCGCGGTCGACCTGCTCGACGAGGCGCGTGAGGTGCTGAGCTTCGGGCTCGGCGGGTCCGGCATGCTCGCCCGGTACCTGAGCATGCGGCTGACCCGGATGGGCAGGCGGGCGCGCGCGAGCTGGGCCACGGGCTTCCAGCTCGCCGACGACCTGCTGGAGCTGCGTGCGGACGACCTCATCGTGTTCTACATCCCGAGCAGGCTGGTGGGTGAGATCGAGGTCCTGCTCGACCACGCGCACGCGGTCGGCGCCCGGGTCCTGCTCATCTCCAGCTCCCTGGGCGCGCTGTTCGGCGACCGGGTGGACGTCACGCTGACCGCCACCCAGCCGGTCACCAACTACACCGGGGAGATGCTCACCGGCGAGGTGCTGACCGACGCGCTGCTGCTGGAGCTGGCCGTCCGGGATGAGGGGCGGGCGACGCGGACCTCGGAGCTGCTGACGTCGCTGCGCTCGGAGCTGGTGCACCCCGACGAGCGCGCGACCGTCCCCAGGCGCCGCGCCGCCAAGCGCTCGGGCGCGGCGGAGCGGTAG
- a CDS encoding TetR/AcrR family transcriptional regulator — MTTHELRRDPRLDRSRAAILAAAVALLSEGGIERATIEAVTARSGVARSTLYRHFPNSAELLAAAFQELLPPLPAPGPGGTPRDRLLRLVLGQAEQLAHAPTMVAVVWMTASGLSGETPAGADERTRLASLRRHIIDSYRRPFNPVLAECLAGGEPREGDLDLAAAQLIGPLLFNALITRRPNDRAFCARLVDDFLAAHG; from the coding sequence ATGACGACGCACGAGCTCCGCCGCGACCCGCGCCTGGACCGTTCGCGCGCGGCGATCCTGGCGGCGGCCGTCGCGCTGCTGTCCGAGGGCGGGATCGAGCGGGCGACGATCGAGGCCGTCACGGCGCGCAGCGGGGTGGCGAGGTCCACGCTGTACCGCCATTTCCCGAACAGCGCGGAGCTGCTGGCGGCGGCGTTCCAGGAGCTGCTGCCGCCGCTGCCGGCTCCCGGACCCGGCGGGACGCCCCGGGACCGGTTGCTGCGGCTGGTGCTCGGCCAGGCCGAGCAGCTCGCGCACGCCCCGACGATGGTGGCGGTCGTGTGGATGACGGCGAGCGGCCTGTCCGGCGAGACCCCGGCGGGCGCCGACGAGCGCACGAGGCTTGCCTCGTTGCGGCGGCACATCATCGACAGCTACCGCCGGCCGTTCAACCCGGTGCTCGCGGAGTGCCTGGCCGGGGGCGAGCCGCGGGAGGGTGACCTCGACCTGGCCGCCGCGCAGCTGATCGGCCCGCTGCTGTTCAACGCCCTGATCACCCGGCGCCCCAACGACCGCGCCTTCTGCGCCCGCCTGGTGGACGACTTCCTCGCCGCGCACGGTTGA
- a CDS encoding MFS transporter: protein MRVLALPPGRRAWAVAVMCAAVGMVIGMVTIVNTALPAMAAETGLDQSQQTWVVDVYTLVLAALVLPAGALADRYGRRGVLVLGLVVFAVSCAAPLLTESAAGLIAARSVTGLAAALIMPPTLSIINASFPPAGRGRAIGLWAAVAGLGGLLGLIVAGLLLQHFSWHAVFLGPAVFSALLAVAACTVPTSRESRRHPFDHLGAALSALSIGALVFGILRAADLGWSSPVVLGALVAGVLLAGLFGWFESRRAEPLLDVRLFANRAFSTGALSVTLQFTAAFGALFAMAQYLQLVKGYEPLKSGLVLWPIAVSLLPLAMASAPLARKLGLRTLTCLGLATVVAGVVLLGRLGPHSGYPALAVAVCVLGGGLGLTAPAATSAILDNVPPDKYGVASAVNDATREIGAALGIALAGSILSATYTGTVKASTAALPAPAQQAADGSVAGALAVARQYGPAGQDLAEAGRAAFSHGMWFSLLALAAIVAAGTVALGCIRRPRKPTDP from the coding sequence ATGCGCGTACTGGCACTGCCGCCCGGCCGCCGGGCCTGGGCGGTGGCGGTCATGTGCGCCGCCGTCGGGATGGTCATCGGCATGGTCACGATCGTGAACACCGCACTGCCTGCCATGGCCGCCGAGACCGGGCTGGACCAGTCGCAGCAGACCTGGGTCGTCGACGTCTACACGCTCGTGCTCGCGGCACTGGTGCTGCCGGCCGGGGCGCTGGCCGACCGCTACGGCCGCCGGGGCGTGCTGGTCCTCGGCCTGGTGGTGTTCGCCGTCAGCTGCGCGGCACCCCTGCTCACCGAGTCCGCCGCCGGCCTGATCGCGGCCCGCTCGGTCACCGGCCTGGCCGCGGCGCTGATCATGCCGCCCACACTGTCCATCATCAACGCGAGCTTCCCGCCCGCGGGCCGCGGCCGCGCGATCGGCCTGTGGGCGGCGGTGGCGGGACTGGGCGGGCTGCTCGGCCTGATCGTCGCCGGGCTGCTGCTGCAGCACTTCTCGTGGCACGCGGTGTTCCTGGGCCCGGCGGTGTTCTCCGCGCTGCTGGCCGTCGCCGCCTGCACGGTGCCGACCTCCCGGGAAAGCCGCCGGCACCCGTTCGACCACCTCGGCGCCGCGTTGAGCGCGCTGTCGATCGGCGCGCTGGTGTTCGGCATCCTGCGCGCCGCCGACCTGGGCTGGAGCAGCCCGGTCGTCCTCGGGGCGCTGGTCGCCGGCGTCCTGCTGGCCGGGCTCTTCGGCTGGTTCGAGTCGCGGCGGGCCGAACCGCTGCTCGACGTCCGGCTCTTCGCCAACCGCGCCTTCAGCACCGGTGCCCTGTCGGTCACCCTGCAGTTCACCGCCGCTTTCGGCGCGCTGTTCGCGATGGCGCAGTACCTCCAGCTCGTGAAGGGCTACGAACCGCTGAAGTCCGGCCTGGTGCTCTGGCCGATCGCGGTCTCGCTGCTGCCGCTGGCGATGGCCTCCGCGCCGCTCGCGCGGAAGCTGGGCCTGCGCACCCTGACCTGCCTCGGCCTCGCCACGGTCGTGGCCGGGGTCGTGCTGCTGGGCAGGCTCGGCCCGCACAGCGGCTATCCGGCACTCGCCGTCGCGGTGTGCGTGCTGGGCGGCGGCCTCGGCCTCACCGCACCCGCCGCGACGAGCGCCATCCTCGACAACGTGCCGCCGGACAAGTACGGCGTCGCCTCCGCCGTCAACGACGCCACCCGCGAGATCGGCGCGGCGCTGGGCATCGCGCTCGCCGGCAGCATCCTTTCGGCCACCTACACCGGCACCGTCAAGGCGTCGACGGCGGCGCTGCCGGCGCCCGCGCAGCAGGCGGCCGACGGCTCGGTCGCCGGTGCGCTCGCCGTCGCCCGGCAGTACGGCCCTGCCGGACAGGACCTCGCGGAGGCCGGCCGCGCCGCGTTCAGCCACGGGATGTGGTTCAGCCTGCTCGCACTGGCGGCCATCGTCGCGGCGGGAACCGTGGCGCTCGGCTGTATCCGCCGGCCGCGCAAACCCACGGATCCGTAA
- a CDS encoding ABC transporter ATP-binding protein — protein MIVTHALTKRFGATVAVDAVDLHVREGDRYGFLGPNGSGKTTLVRMLLGLVYATSGEIEVLGRPVPKRVAEVLPQVGALVEGPGAYGHLSGRRNLALFDAAGRGGGRRTRARRIGEALERVGLANVDQRPVKAYSLGMRQRLGLAGALLRRPRLLILDEPTNGLDPQGIKEIRELLIELNCDGTTVFLSSHLLGEIEQLCTRVGIVDRGRLVLEDDLAALRAATGRILLGTPDPAAAAAVLDGQLESRDGERLVIRHDDPAALNARLVGAGVRVRSIEAERRTLEQVVLEATGPGSDRFGEP, from the coding sequence ATGATCGTCACCCACGCACTGACCAAGCGGTTCGGCGCGACCGTGGCCGTCGACGCGGTCGACCTGCACGTCCGCGAGGGCGACCGGTACGGCTTCCTCGGCCCGAACGGCTCGGGCAAGACGACGCTGGTGCGGATGCTGCTCGGGCTGGTGTACGCGACGAGCGGGGAGATCGAGGTGCTGGGCAGGCCGGTGCCGAAACGGGTCGCCGAGGTGCTGCCGCAGGTGGGCGCGCTGGTGGAGGGGCCCGGCGCGTACGGGCACCTGTCCGGGCGCCGCAACCTCGCGTTGTTCGACGCGGCGGGCCGCGGTGGTGGCCGCCGGACGCGGGCCCGGCGCATCGGCGAGGCGCTGGAACGGGTCGGGCTGGCCAACGTCGACCAGCGCCCGGTGAAGGCCTACTCACTGGGCATGCGCCAGCGCCTCGGGCTCGCGGGCGCGTTGCTGCGGCGCCCGCGCCTGCTGATCCTCGACGAGCCGACGAACGGCCTGGACCCACAGGGCATCAAGGAGATCCGGGAGCTGCTCATCGAGCTGAACTGCGACGGCACCACCGTGTTCCTCTCCAGCCACCTGCTCGGCGAGATCGAGCAGCTGTGCACGCGGGTCGGCATCGTCGACCGGGGCCGGCTCGTGCTGGAGGACGACCTCGCCGCCCTGCGCGCCGCGACCGGGCGGATCCTGCTCGGCACGCCCGACCCCGCGGCGGCCGCCGCCGTCCTCGACGGGCAGCTGGAGTCCCGCGACGGCGAGCGGCTGGTGATCCGGCACGACGACCCGGCGGCGCTGAACGCCCGGCTCGTCGGGGCGGGGGTGCGCGTGCGGTCGATCGAAGCCGAACGGCGGACGCTGGAACAGGTCGTCCTCGAGGCCACCGGGCCCGGCTCGGACCGGTTCGGGGAGCCGTGA
- a CDS encoding ABC transporter permease, with protein MIAVELRKLVLRPRMWVSVGLLCLLPAIVAVFLATADFAPPPGQGGAFLSAVVGDGSLYPAAALALVLPLFLPIAVAVVAGDAIAGEAAGGTLRYLLVRPVGRTRLLVAKLVAVAAYVTAAIAIVVLTSLVLGVLLFGTGGEAVPGGPPAGVVTLSGGSLSSSGLALRLLGAVAYIVLSMLGFAAITMFLSTLTDSALGAALGGLAVLITSSVLETLDAAAPVKPYLPTHYWLSWIDFFRDPVLWRNIDHGLVLQAAYIVVFMGAAWANFATRDIKS; from the coding sequence ATGATCGCCGTGGAACTGCGGAAGCTGGTGCTGCGGCCGCGGATGTGGGTGAGCGTCGGGCTGCTGTGCCTGCTGCCCGCGATCGTCGCGGTGTTCCTGGCGACGGCGGACTTCGCGCCGCCACCGGGGCAGGGCGGCGCGTTCCTCTCGGCGGTGGTCGGCGACGGCTCGCTCTACCCGGCCGCCGCGCTCGCCCTGGTGCTGCCGCTGTTCCTGCCGATCGCGGTGGCCGTCGTCGCCGGGGACGCCATCGCCGGCGAGGCGGCCGGCGGCACGCTGCGCTACCTGCTCGTCCGGCCGGTCGGGCGGACCCGGCTGCTCGTCGCGAAGCTGGTCGCGGTCGCGGCGTACGTCACCGCCGCGATCGCGATCGTCGTGCTGACCTCGCTGGTGCTCGGCGTGCTGCTGTTCGGCACCGGCGGCGAGGCGGTGCCGGGCGGCCCGCCGGCCGGCGTCGTCACCCTCTCCGGCGGGTCGCTCAGCTCGTCCGGGCTCGCGCTGCGGCTGCTCGGCGCCGTCGCCTACATCGTGCTGTCGATGCTGGGGTTCGCCGCGATCACGATGTTCCTGTCCACGCTGACCGACTCCGCGCTCGGTGCGGCGCTCGGCGGTCTCGCGGTGCTGATCACCAGCTCGGTCCTGGAAACCCTCGACGCGGCGGCGCCGGTGAAGCCGTACCTGCCGACGCACTACTGGCTGTCCTGGATCGACTTCTTCCGCGATCCCGTGCTGTGGCGCAACATCGACCACGGGCTGGTGCTGCAGGCGGCGTACATCGTGGTCTTCATGGGCGCCGCGTGGGCCAACTTCGCGACGCGGGACATCAAGAGCTGA
- a CDS encoding lipase family alpha/beta hydrolase has translation MRVPTWWRGVSPRRRLLLAAVVLVVVAAAVGAGVVTGGRGAAPQSGAPPQDRPGPVLLVPGYGGSQAALERLAARIRQETGREADVLTLAGDGTGDLLAQAGVLADAVEQAYERGAPSVDVIGYSAGGVVTRLWVARDGGAHQARRVVTLGAPLHGTGLAAAGGVLVPGACPTACRQLTPGSALLRELDQQPLPPGLPWLSVWTERDEVVTPPDSARLPGALNVPLQQACPADAAAHGDLPTDPEAVALVLQALGTAPLAAPARCAAFSS, from the coding sequence GTGCGTGTTCCCACCTGGTGGCGTGGCGTCAGCCCGCGCCGGCGCTTGCTGCTCGCCGCCGTCGTGCTCGTCGTGGTCGCCGCGGCGGTCGGCGCGGGCGTGGTCACCGGCGGGCGCGGTGCCGCCCCGCAGAGTGGGGCGCCGCCGCAGGACCGGCCCGGCCCGGTGCTCCTCGTCCCCGGGTACGGCGGCTCGCAGGCCGCGCTCGAGCGGCTCGCGGCCCGGATCCGGCAGGAGACCGGCCGCGAGGCCGACGTGCTGACCCTCGCCGGTGACGGGACCGGTGACCTCCTCGCGCAGGCCGGGGTGCTCGCCGACGCGGTCGAGCAGGCCTACGAGCGCGGAGCGCCGTCGGTGGACGTGATCGGCTACTCGGCGGGCGGTGTGGTCACGCGGCTGTGGGTCGCCCGCGACGGCGGCGCGCATCAGGCGCGCCGCGTGGTGACGCTGGGCGCGCCGCTGCACGGCACGGGCCTCGCCGCCGCGGGCGGGGTGCTGGTGCCGGGTGCCTGCCCGACGGCGTGCCGGCAGCTGACGCCGGGCAGCGCGTTGCTGCGCGAGCTGGACCAGCAGCCGCTCCCGCCCGGCCTGCCGTGGCTGTCGGTGTGGACCGAGCGCGACGAGGTGGTGACCCCGCCGGACTCGGCGCGGCTGCCGGGCGCGCTCAACGTGCCGCTGCAGCAGGCGTGCCCCGCCGACGCGGCCGCGCACGGGGACCTGCCGACCGATCCCGAGGCGGTCGCGCTCGTCCTGCAGGCGCTGGGCACGGCACCGCTGGCCGCGCCCGCGCGCTGCGCGGCGTTCAGCTCTTGA
- a CDS encoding response regulator transcription factor → MVRLLLVEDDETIGGVLDSSLRRHGFTVRWERSGHGGLAAAAGQDFDLVLLDLGLPDLDGVEVCRRLRAGQPQAVLVILTARHDEMDVIVGLEAGADDYLTKPVRLGELLARVRAHLRRGPAGAAPLSSEIEVGPLRIDVGARRVYLGGAEVSLRAKEFDLLTRLAASPGTAVSRDSLMTDVWDAHWYGSTKTLDVHIASLRRKLTGAAVRGAPRISTLRGHGYRLERPQE, encoded by the coding sequence ATGGTGCGGTTGCTGCTGGTGGAGGACGACGAGACGATCGGCGGCGTGCTCGACTCGAGCCTGCGCCGCCACGGGTTCACCGTGCGGTGGGAGCGCAGCGGGCACGGCGGCCTCGCCGCGGCGGCCGGGCAGGACTTCGACCTCGTCCTGCTCGACCTGGGGCTGCCCGACCTCGACGGGGTCGAGGTGTGCCGCCGGCTGCGGGCGGGACAGCCGCAGGCCGTGCTGGTGATCCTGACCGCCCGGCACGACGAGATGGACGTGATCGTCGGGCTGGAGGCCGGTGCGGACGACTACCTCACCAAGCCCGTCCGGCTGGGCGAGCTGCTCGCCAGGGTGCGGGCGCACCTGCGGCGCGGCCCGGCCGGCGCGGCGCCGCTGTCGAGCGAGATCGAGGTCGGCCCACTCCGGATCGACGTCGGGGCTCGCCGGGTCTATCTCGGCGGCGCCGAGGTCTCCTTACGTGCCAAGGAGTTCGACCTGCTGACCCGGCTCGCCGCGAGCCCGGGCACCGCGGTGAGCCGGGACAGTCTGATGACCGACGTGTGGGACGCCCACTGGTACGGATCGACGAAGACGCTCGACGTGCACATCGCGTCGTTGCGCCGCAAGCTGACCGGCGCCGCAGTCCGCGGCGCGCCCCGGATCTCGACGCTGCGTGGCCACGGCTACCGGCTCGAACGCCCGCAGGAGTGA
- a CDS encoding sensor histidine kinase, producing the protein MRKRIVALTVAAAVLAISLFGLPLAAGVAKYYLDDERNELERVADATALTLADQLAENRGRLPLPDTGVSVYAPDGRLLAGSGPATADSVVQRAFRGEPARAEPAGELAFAVPVTDNGVLVGAVRAATPRTELYLRTGATWLVMVGLAAAALALTWLVARRMAARLAHPLEQLAVAARRLGEGDFTVRAPPAGVPEIDSVGSTLDTTAGRIGDMLDRERAFSANASHQLRTPLAGLRLQLEAALDSPGADLHAAVADGIATADRLERTIDDLLTLARGTGASPGAGADLDGLLGEVVDGWRGLLAGQGRELRVTADGAPSPRAAEAAVRQILAVLLDNALIHGRGTVTVTARDAGDVLAIDVSDEGPGIAEGTDVFRRRATGSGKGIGLALARSLAEAEGGRLWLSRPAPPTFTLLLPTV; encoded by the coding sequence GTGCGCAAACGGATCGTCGCACTGACCGTGGCGGCCGCGGTGCTCGCCATCAGCCTGTTCGGGCTGCCGCTGGCCGCGGGCGTGGCGAAGTACTACCTCGACGACGAGCGCAACGAGCTCGAACGGGTCGCCGACGCCACCGCGCTGACCCTCGCCGACCAGCTCGCCGAAAACCGCGGGCGCCTTCCGCTGCCGGACACCGGCGTGAGCGTCTACGCCCCGGACGGGCGGCTGCTGGCGGGTTCCGGACCGGCGACCGCGGATTCCGTAGTGCAGCGGGCGTTCCGCGGCGAGCCGGCGCGCGCCGAGCCGGCGGGCGAACTCGCCTTCGCGGTCCCGGTCACCGACAACGGGGTGCTCGTCGGCGCGGTCCGCGCCGCGACCCCGCGCACCGAGCTGTACCTGCGCACCGGGGCGACCTGGCTGGTGATGGTCGGCCTGGCCGCCGCCGCGCTGGCCCTCACCTGGCTGGTGGCCCGCCGGATGGCCGCCCGCCTCGCGCATCCCCTCGAACAGCTCGCCGTCGCCGCCCGCAGGCTCGGCGAAGGCGACTTCACCGTGCGGGCGCCACCCGCCGGCGTGCCCGAGATCGACTCGGTGGGCTCGACGCTGGACACCACCGCGGGCCGGATCGGGGACATGCTCGATCGCGAGCGCGCCTTCTCCGCCAACGCCTCGCACCAGCTGCGCACCCCGCTCGCCGGGCTGCGCCTGCAGCTCGAAGCCGCCCTCGACTCCCCCGGCGCCGACCTGCACGCTGCCGTCGCCGACGGCATCGCCACCGCCGACCGGCTCGAGCGCACGATCGACGACCTGCTCACGCTCGCCCGCGGCACCGGCGCGAGCCCCGGCGCCGGCGCCGACCTCGACGGCCTGCTCGGCGAGGTCGTCGACGGCTGGCGCGGCCTGCTCGCGGGACAGGGCCGGGAGCTGCGGGTGACCGCGGACGGCGCGCCGTCGCCGCGCGCGGCGGAGGCCGCCGTCCGGCAGATCCTCGCCGTCCTGCTGGACAACGCGCTCATCCACGGCCGCGGCACGGTCACCGTCACCGCCCGTGACGCGGGTGACGTCCTGGCGATCGACGTCTCCGACGAGGGACCGGGCATCGCCGAGGGCACGGACGTGTTCCGCCGCCGTGCGACCGGGTCGGGCAAGGGAATCGGGCTCGCGCTCGCGCGCAGTCTCGCCGAGGCGGAAGGGGGCAGGCTGTGGCTGTCCCGGCCCGCGCCGCCGACCTTCACCCTGCTGCTCCCGACCGTTTAG